TGCATGAATCAGTCCATCCGTCCTGATTCAAAGCTACTATTTCTGACCATAATGTCCATACTCTGTGAGAGctgaatgaaaattaaaaaaaaaaaaaagtttgctaaTTTGTGTGGTGAATTTGTTACGTGTAACCATACAAAAATGCTGTATATGTAACTCCTAAATACCTAACATGTATAATGAGCAAGACAAAGATGTGAGAGATTACATTACATGAGTAAACAACAACAGCTTGTCATCTTGGTTTCTGTTGTCCTGTGTGTCAGTTTCAGGTATGAATCTGACCAGAAGATGTCCTTAACAAAACAGCATTCTTGCTGAGATGGTTAGTCTccaaaaaaaagattttatatgAGAAAACAATCAGCACTTGTATTTGCAGAAAACAGATACATACCTCTCTTAACTCGAGTCTCTGGGCAACTGCCTCTAGACATTCCTGACCAGTGCTCTCCACTGAAAGTGTAAACTCAACAAACTCTCCGTTGAGCAACTGAATTCGAGTGACAAGACAGCTCTTGCTTGAAACGGTATATCTTCGAGTCCTTTTGAGTTTTAAGCCAAATGGTAAGGGCATCTTTCACACTTCTTCAAGAGGGACGTCTTCACTTAGCCCAGAGAAAAGATTCTCCTCACTGTCCCCTCGAAAACCGTGTGAATGTTACAAGTCATGAGGTTCATCACCAGCTTATCTGTAAAGCAAGACAAGAAATTAAGAATCTTAAAACTCCTCCAAACTTTACAACAGAGGGCAGTATAAAACTTACTTCTTTGGAAAAGCTGATGGAAACAgaataaatcatatttttttagcTAGTGGTTATATTCAGCACCGTGTTACAGTGGGAGTGGTAACTACAAGTTTCAACACCTGGTCTGTCACCCTGAAACAGATGGCTTAGTAGATTAAGACTTATCGTAATGTTAActaaaaatgttgtatttatttatttatttatcagtaaAGCAGTTTGTACTGGTCTGACTGGCTTGTGTAGTTAACGTTAACTAAAGTTTGCTGGCCATTTTAACCAAGTTTGGGGTTGGAGTAATCCCCTTCCAATGAATAGCCGGATCCAAACAGTGACCAGCAGACTATAAACAAAATCCCTGCTCGACCATGTATCCACCACATTATCCATTTCATATGTTAGCTACAACTTCACGTACTTAATTACTAACGTTACATTTGAAGAGGTTTGTTCCAAACTAGCTAGCTACTTTTCATAGTCAGTTGTAAAGTCTTATTCATATTAATCGTTAAGTGCAACTAACGTTAAATTAGCTTTAACGCTAGCGTGCTAACATATGTTCCAGCAAATAGACGACACCCTTGGGAAGCTGACGTCGCCGGTAAATATTTTGGGCAAAAACGTTAACGTTACCGTTAGCCACCAAGTGCTATTTAGTAGTCCAACAAAAATTCAGTCCTTAGGGATTCCACCATCAAAGTCAACGGAGTAGTGTGTTACATACGTTCATCAGAACAAGATTTTAGCCTGCAGTTTGTATCTGGAGCCAAACTAACTTAGCACCCCGTGCATCTTGATCCGACAGCTCACTCAACTTCCATGCGTCTGTCGCTTCCTGGGATTGGAAGTGCAACAAGTGTTTTCCGTCTACATCCGCGCGTCTGCAGCTTTAATAATTGCGCTTCGGACAGTTAAATAATTCCATAATGACAATGcaatatatttcatttctacTATAAATTCACACAAACTAGATGGTTAATCGCATTTCTTGAGCGGACGcttgaaaatgcattatagttcCTATGTGGCGGATGAACACATGGAGGTTTTCTGAGCCATGACATCAGACAGCTGGAATGCCGAGCGGTGAAAATGCCAGAAATGGGACAGCTGCTCGCTGACCTGTTTGTTTACCTTTTACATCGACTGACAGCTGTaatagaaaacactgaatattgTACAGTGACTAAAGAGTTTCCCTCTGTGACTGAAAGATGATAATGGCTTCGTATAAATGGTTGATGACTGAATAATTACCAGATTGTGTGCTCTTCAAAATCAGATGCAAGTATACAAGTAGAATATAAaatttattgcaatggcaaaGACACTTTCTGGTGAGAGTCAACTCCTAGTAGCTACACAATGGATGATTATAAGTTTCCTTGTAACAGTTTTCCTAGaaatctgaaaaatgtaaactgcaGCTACATCACTGTCTACATTTTACTTTGTATTCCACTCAAAATGAGAGATACCACGAATTTCACCCATCTGACATCAGTGCAGTGCTTTGGACTATTCTTTGCAAATGTGCAAAACATGGTAGTCACTATGTGGAactgatttttaaaacatttggaGCATTATTTTGGAAATCAACTGCAGCTCAACCGTCATGTCTGAAGCTCATTTTACATTCTCCCAAAGGAGACGTGCAGAATCTTCTTTCCTTGTGCTACGTTTTCAGATTCTTTTAAGGTTAAACCTACAACAGAATTACAACGCCTCATTAACAGGGTTTTTAAAAACGCAACcagtgtgaaataacatttactATACTTTCATAAAATTATAATATCAAATTTCTCTCGTGAAAAACACTCACTaggtaacaaaaataaataaaaggacaTTTGTTCTCTGAATACAGTAAAACTCAGAACTCATCATCACTGACTGAAGcaactgtatttgtgtgttgctCGCTGGCAGTCtccatgtttttacagtttgtgttgttAGACACATGAAGTGACACTGACAAACTTCTTCCCAGATCTTCCAGCTCTGTAGATTGTCTCTCGTAACTGGCCTCAACCTGGTCTTGTTGAAATCCTTCGTCACTGGTTTCTGTGGTCTTTTCGTGGTGTTCACTGCTGACTTCTATGCTTGTTATAGTTAAGCCTGTTTGATTTTGATGGGAGTCCTCTTCAATAATACCTGTGTTATTGGTTAAATTCTCATGGAACCAAGGAGAGCCAGTGCACTTCTCCTGAATGTCACCCTCCTCgttcttttcttctgttgtcaTTAGTGAAGCTGCCCTTTTAGGAGAAGATAAGGGTGTAAACCCTGATATGGCATCAGTGTAACCAGGTGAATCATATTTAATTAGTGACGCATACGGGAATATGTCATTGTCTTCTTTGGTCTGTGGTATTTGTTTCTCCACTGATTCCAGATGTGGTAGAAGTGTATCAAACAGATCATCCTCCTTATTTTCAGGTTCTGTGCTGGAGTTGGATATGCTGATTGGCTCCTCAAAATCTTTACGCAGCACTTCCAGAAGGTGGCGCATTTTACCCTAAATACCAGCAGTGCAATCACACGAATGAGAGGAGTTCAAAAGGTCTAAATGTTTTTTGCTCAAAATATTTGGCATTCAGCATTAAGTTATATACTCACCTCATCAAGCTGATGCCGATTCATGTCAATATGCCGCATTATCACCCGGTCTAGGACCCTTGCAGAGGAAATAGGCACTTAGTAATTACACATAGTAATTACTCAGGAAATAGTAACAAGCTTCAGCCATTGTTAACCTTACTCCATTATGAGATACATGCTATGACTATCAAGCAGCACAGAAATGTCAACAAACCTGTCAGAAATGTGCCCCCTGGACAACATATCCTCTGttacagcagaaataaattCGAGGTACATCAATTCTTCTTCCCTATAGAGAATAATTCATTTTCCAGAGAAAACACCATTTTATAGTaaaattttgttaaattaaaactCATAAAGCATAACATGTTCAAAAGTCCTGACACATATAGAAAGACTTTTATACAATCTCATTTAAAAGCTATATGGGTACTAAACATTATTAAAGGAAACATactctgcagacacactctTCATAATGGGAGATGTTCCGCCATCAGGTGAAAGACTAGAAGAGGAGACTTACATTTTTTAGAactttacacagaaaacaaacaaggcaaaccttaaagaaaaaatataacataCTATTTACACTTCACATTTTTACCTGGATGAGGAATCAAAGAGATAATGGTCTCTGCTCTTGTTAGCTTGACTTCGTTGTCTAGATGGTGAAAAATATGTGTCATTGAACTCATTCTCAGACCAGTCAGGCTCTTTGTTAAATccctgtaaaacaaaaaacactttaaagtgAGAAGGTATATTCAAATTGTTTTCATGAtcaaatacatactgtataaatagGGCTGgaaatatttcactttcattttgttatttatggTTTCGGGGTTAGGGTTACAACAAATAGCTCGATACTACTAGACCTGAGGTACAAAGAGGCAACGCAGGCAACTTGAAGACACTGCTGTAATGATTCAAAAATATATGAACAATCAGATTTAAACCTTAAAATTACCTGAAATGGATCCTCAAACTCCTGTGTGCATTCCTTGCGGTTTGTGCTGCAGAAGAGAATTCAAGACATTGTAAGATACACATGCTGAATTAATTGTTACTGGCTACTGCTATTATCTGAGACTCACTGAGATTTGATGTGTACCTTCTCATGTGGGTGCGGTCCTGAGTAGGCTTCTTTTGAGG
The nucleotide sequence above comes from Mastacembelus armatus chromosome 22, fMasArm1.2, whole genome shotgun sequence. Encoded proteins:
- the spata7 gene encoding spermatogenesis-associated protein 7 homolog isoform X1 — its product is MGYAEFIIVMESRIGSVSSGLGSFPGMRGQTLKSSPFCPRSASKLTQSIIKDHMVSHYKKVYSAKAAIDTSVPKSLIHSVKYNDQIRKDLARKGGRPQSAHSFSQRNTRASCSSAQSRLSVQYDDSPYLCSTNSVVSSTGLSTSFHVKDIVYPSCKVTQNHSHHARPASQIQYRNPEAVLQRKQSVCSLAPSGDQSCYKIFQDPVQKTYSGDLLQKHSQRFTPDKPFTPKTLKSDKSSYLSKYRYYRAPQKKPTQDRTHMRSTNRKECTQEFEDPFQGFNKEPDWSENEFNDTYFSPSRQRSQANKSRDHYLFDSSSSLSPDGGTSPIMKSVSAEEEELMYLEFISAVTEDMLSRGHISDRVLDRVIMRHIDMNRHQLDEGKMRHLLEVLRKDFEEPISISNSSTEPENKEDDLFDTLLPHLESVEKQIPQTKEDNDIFPYASLIKYDSPGYTDAISGFTPLSSPKRAASLMTTEEKNEEGDIQEKCTGSPWFHENLTNNTGIIEEDSHQNQTGLTITSIEVSSEHHEKTTETSDEGFQQDQVEASYERQSTELEDLGRSLSVSLHVSNNTNCKNMETASEQHTNTVASVSDDEF
- the spata7 gene encoding spermatogenesis-associated protein 7 homolog isoform X2; the encoded protein is MGYAEFIIVMESRIGSVSSGLGSFPGMRGQTLKSSPFCPRSASKLTQSIIKDHMVSHYKKVYSAKAAIDTSVPKSLIHSVKYNDQIRKDLARKGGRPQSAHSFSQRNTRASCSSAQSRLSVQYDDSPYLCSTNSVVSSTGLSTSFHVKDIVYPSCKVTQNHSHHARPASQIQYRNPEAVLQRKQSVCSLAPSGDQSCYKIFQDPVQKTYSGDLLQKHSQRFTPDKPFTPKTLKSDKSSYLSKYRYYRAPQKKPTQDRTHMRSTNRKECTQEFEDPFQGFNKEPDWSENEFNDTYFSPSRQRSQANKSRDHYLFDSSSREEELMYLEFISAVTEDMLSRGHISDRVLDRVIMRHIDMNRHQLDEGKMRHLLEVLRKDFEEPISISNSSTEPENKEDDLFDTLLPHLESVEKQIPQTKEDNDIFPYASLIKYDSPGYTDAISGFTPLSSPKRAASLMTTEEKNEEGDIQEKCTGSPWFHENLTNNTGIIEEDSHQNQTGLTITSIEVSSEHHEKTTETSDEGFQQDQVEASYERQSTELEDLGRSLSVSLHVSNNTNCKNMETASEQHTNTVASVSDDEF